One genomic window of Azospirillum sp. TSH58 includes the following:
- a CDS encoding SpoIIE family protein phosphatase, with translation MTELRSLADGRRDRSLITRVGSIILVTAAAVGVVAVAVSANVVEHQQFSALTKRAQLVAAMQTDALANPIWEIDDRAVRNIIDSLRERDPAILAVSVFEPGRSEPMAVSGDPRTAADSTTVEKVIDLRGRDGVTRQVGTLRLLYSTAEIHRNTLDALLPVVGLLLLSLVTAIAIISVMLNRVVLRPLRRLTQATQAVSRGDYSARLATERQDEIGVLTKTFNRMAETVQDYTQTLESRVQERTEALADINRRIMDSINYAQLIQSSILPKPEVLEGGLAQHFVLWRPRDVVSGDFYYYREVEDGFLIGVADCTGHGVPGAFMTMTASAVLNNVVDGMGAADPASLLAMVDGKVRAALHQDGDAASWEGGFDNGLDLALCYVQPARRRLVYAGARLPLAIAGPDGLTEIRAERRSLGYRASGPTPAFTNHSLDLLPDQTFYICTDGLTDQCGGERGRSFGKRRLHGVVEECSALPLDRQKERIEASLSGFQGDRPQRDDITMIGFRVRLAGDPAAPTRNTLWEIA, from the coding sequence GTGACCGAACTGCGTTCCCTCGCCGACGGACGGCGCGACCGTTCGCTGATCACCCGCGTCGGCAGCATCATCCTGGTCACCGCCGCCGCCGTGGGCGTGGTCGCCGTCGCCGTTTCGGCCAACGTAGTGGAGCATCAGCAGTTCTCGGCGCTGACCAAGCGGGCGCAGCTGGTCGCCGCCATGCAGACGGACGCGCTGGCCAACCCGATCTGGGAAATCGACGACCGCGCCGTCCGCAACATCATCGATTCGCTGCGCGAGCGCGACCCGGCCATTCTCGCCGTCTCCGTCTTCGAGCCGGGGCGCAGCGAGCCGATGGCGGTGTCCGGCGACCCGAGGACCGCCGCCGACTCCACCACCGTCGAGAAGGTCATCGATCTGCGGGGGCGCGACGGGGTGACCCGGCAGGTGGGAACGCTGCGCCTGCTCTATTCGACGGCGGAGATCCACCGGAACACGCTGGACGCGCTGCTGCCGGTGGTCGGGCTGCTCCTGCTGTCCCTGGTCACCGCGATCGCCATCATCAGCGTCATGCTGAACCGCGTCGTGCTCCGCCCGCTGCGGCGCCTGACCCAGGCGACCCAGGCGGTCTCCCGCGGCGATTACAGCGCCCGCCTCGCCACCGAGCGGCAGGACGAGATCGGCGTCCTGACCAAGACCTTCAACCGCATGGCCGAGACGGTCCAGGACTACACCCAGACCCTGGAATCCCGCGTCCAGGAGCGGACGGAGGCGCTGGCCGACATCAACCGCCGCATCATGGACAGCATCAATTACGCCCAGCTGATCCAGTCCTCGATCCTGCCGAAACCGGAGGTGCTGGAGGGCGGGTTGGCCCAGCATTTCGTCCTGTGGCGGCCGCGCGACGTGGTCAGCGGCGACTTCTACTATTACCGCGAGGTCGAGGACGGCTTCCTGATCGGTGTCGCCGACTGCACGGGCCACGGCGTGCCCGGCGCCTTCATGACCATGACGGCCAGCGCGGTGCTGAACAACGTGGTGGACGGCATGGGCGCCGCCGATCCCGCGTCGCTGCTCGCCATGGTGGACGGCAAGGTGCGGGCGGCTCTGCACCAGGACGGCGACGCGGCGAGCTGGGAGGGCGGTTTCGACAACGGGCTGGATCTGGCGCTGTGCTATGTCCAGCCGGCGCGGCGGCGGCTCGTCTATGCCGGCGCCCGCCTGCCCCTGGCCATCGCCGGGCCGGACGGGTTGACCGAGATCCGCGCCGAACGCCGCAGCCTGGGCTACCGCGCGTCCGGCCCCACCCCGGCCTTCACGAACCACAGCCTGGACCTGCTGCCCGACCAGACCTTCTACATCTGCACCGACGGGCTGACCGACCAGTGCGGCGGGGAACGGGGGCGAAGCTTCGGCAAGCGCCGGCTGCACGGCGTGGTCGAGGAGTGCAGCGCCCTGCCGCTCGACCGGCAGAAGGAGCGCATCGAGGCCAGCCTGTCCGGCTTCCAGGGCGACCGCCCGCAGCGCGACGACATCACCATGATCGGCTTCCGCGTCCGGCTGGCCGGCGACCCGGCGGCCCCGACGCGGAACACACTGTGGGAAATCGCGTAA
- a CDS encoding DUF3369 domain-containing protein, with protein sequence MGQDMDEGLDDEPLFGPDDGFADDSAANARPADPWPVLVVDDDPQVHTMTEVLLRDFEFEDRPFEVVSALSAAAARSLLLTRPDIPVALLDVVMETDDAGLRLVRFIREDLNNHRMRIILRTGQPGQAPERDVVVAYDINDYKAKSELTAQRLFTTLVSGLRAWRDIVTIERHRQGLERILAASAPLFETRSMRTLVEELVDQLSKVVDHSGGAVLACRMVDRGDGKTRATVVAGSGRFARFVGRPASDALEPDLTAQVVAAFETQQSNFGSARCILAFRTREHGTTVFALERSEPYREDDHRLLELFCARVIIGFDNVCLYEDLVALNQSLERRVSERTAELAANQAALVAAKERVERALEAELVAREQQRQFVTMVSHEFRTPLAIIDSAAQMLTLRAERETPDSLERLRVIRSSVQRLTGLIDTHLTDERLQAGTLRVQRAEVDLRALLRSVTEPFRTAYTGCDFHLDLDRLPSVVLADGHLLGMLFSNLLNNAFKYSDGDCRIAVRGETDGCVAVVEVADQGRGIPQHELPLLFERHYRGTGSAGVPGTGIGLHTVRQIILLHGGSISAESTVGQGSVFRVRLPMKS encoded by the coding sequence ATGGGCCAGGATATGGACGAAGGTCTGGACGACGAACCGTTGTTCGGACCCGACGACGGCTTCGCCGACGACTCCGCGGCCAACGCCCGGCCGGCGGACCCGTGGCCCGTCCTGGTGGTCGACGACGATCCCCAGGTCCATACCATGACCGAGGTGCTGCTGCGCGATTTCGAGTTCGAGGACCGGCCGTTCGAGGTGGTCAGCGCCCTGTCGGCCGCGGCCGCCCGGTCGCTCCTGCTGACCCGCCCGGACATCCCGGTGGCGCTGCTCGACGTGGTGATGGAGACGGACGACGCCGGACTGCGTCTGGTCCGCTTCATCCGCGAGGACCTGAACAACCACCGCATGCGCATCATCCTGCGCACCGGCCAGCCCGGACAGGCGCCGGAGCGGGACGTGGTCGTCGCCTACGACATCAACGATTACAAGGCCAAGAGCGAACTCACCGCCCAGCGTCTGTTCACCACGCTGGTCAGCGGCCTGCGGGCGTGGCGCGACATCGTGACCATCGAGCGGCACCGCCAGGGGCTGGAGCGCATCCTCGCCGCCTCCGCCCCGCTGTTCGAAACCCGCTCCATGCGCACGCTGGTGGAAGAGCTGGTGGACCAGCTCAGCAAGGTCGTGGACCACAGCGGCGGCGCCGTTCTGGCCTGCCGCATGGTGGACCGCGGCGACGGCAAGACGCGGGCCACCGTGGTCGCCGGTTCCGGCCGCTTCGCGCGGTTCGTCGGGCGGCCCGCTTCCGACGCCCTGGAGCCCGACCTGACCGCGCAGGTGGTCGCCGCTTTCGAGACGCAGCAGAGCAATTTCGGGTCGGCCCGCTGCATCCTCGCCTTCCGCACGCGGGAGCACGGGACGACGGTCTTCGCCCTGGAGCGCAGCGAGCCCTACCGCGAAGACGATCACCGGCTGCTGGAGCTGTTCTGCGCCCGCGTCATCATCGGCTTCGACAATGTGTGCCTCTACGAGGACCTGGTGGCGCTGAACCAGTCGCTGGAGCGGCGCGTGAGCGAGCGGACGGCCGAGCTGGCCGCCAACCAGGCCGCCCTGGTCGCCGCCAAGGAGCGGGTGGAGCGGGCTCTGGAGGCGGAACTGGTCGCCCGCGAGCAGCAGCGCCAGTTCGTCACCATGGTCAGCCACGAGTTCCGCACGCCGCTGGCCATCATCGACAGCGCCGCCCAGATGCTGACGCTGCGGGCGGAGCGGGAGACGCCGGACTCGCTGGAACGGCTGCGCGTCATCCGCAGCAGCGTCCAGCGCCTGACCGGGCTGATCGACACCCATCTGACCGACGAGCGGCTTCAGGCCGGAACGCTGAGGGTGCAGCGGGCCGAGGTCGATCTGAGGGCGCTGCTGCGCTCGGTGACGGAACCCTTCCGCACCGCCTACACCGGCTGCGACTTCCACCTGGATCTGGACCGGCTGCCGTCCGTGGTCTTGGCCGACGGGCATCTGCTGGGCATGCTGTTCAGCAACCTGCTGAACAACGCCTTCAAATATTCGGACGGCGACTGCCGCATCGCCGTGCGCGGCGAGACCGACGGCTGCGTGGCGGTGGTCGAGGTGGCCGACCAGGGGCGTGGCATTCCGCAGCACGAGTTGCCCCTGCTGTTCGAGCGGCATTACCGGGGAACCGGTTCGGCCGGCGTGCCGGGGACGGGCATCGGGCTGCACACGGTGCGGCAGATCATCCTGCTGCACGGCGGCTCGATCAGCGCCGAAAGCACGGTCGGGCAGGGCAGCGTCTTCCGCGTCCGTCTCCCGATGAAAAGCTGA
- the ftsH gene encoding ATP-dependent zinc metalloprotease FtsH, whose product MPPIPKKYLTALAVVAALLLGWFAFAAWTDYARDGAEEIATYSDLVAAAERGDIASVTFRGDGAHAVTPDGQRLRAIVPVTDDLLKELRGRKIAIAFEEEAGGLVSGTVSVLEKLAPFLVIGLLIGALLLSGGQFLGGNRATRVRPRDTGTVFADVAGVDEAKDELRETVEFLRDPRRFAMAGARVPKGILLVGPPGTGKTMLAKAAAGEAGVPFFTVSGSDFVEMFVGLGAARVRSVFKTARAAAPCLLFIDEVDALAGKRGESNSHSEREQTLNQLLVEMDGIVNGSGGGGEVVVIAATNRAEMLDPAVTRPGRFDRHIHVALPDVAGREAILGVHTGRLHLAPDVCVRTVARGTPGFSGAELANLTNEAALSAARNGRVIVGMADFEAAKDRVLMGNERRSLALSSHERRLTAYHEAGHALVSIRCPEADPIHKATIIPRGRALGMVVRLPEGDRVSVSRAKLLADIAVAMAGRAAEDLVFGPDAVTTGAEADFRAATDLARRMVTAWGMSDAIGYVAHAGNDPAVVRSERTAWRIDEEVRRITDEGMERARRILAADRAALERITAALLERETLSGEEIGALAEEERETEAA is encoded by the coding sequence ATGCCGCCGATCCCGAAAAAGTACCTGACCGCCCTCGCCGTTGTTGCTGCGCTTCTGCTTGGCTGGTTCGCCTTCGCGGCCTGGACCGACTACGCGCGCGACGGCGCCGAGGAGATCGCGACCTACAGCGACTTGGTGGCGGCGGCGGAACGGGGGGACATCGCCTCGGTCACCTTCCGCGGCGACGGCGCGCACGCCGTCACGCCGGACGGCCAGCGGCTGCGCGCCATCGTTCCGGTCACCGACGACCTGCTGAAGGAGCTGCGCGGGCGGAAGATCGCCATCGCCTTCGAGGAGGAGGCCGGCGGGCTGGTTTCCGGCACCGTCTCCGTCCTGGAGAAGCTGGCGCCCTTCCTGGTGATCGGCCTGCTGATCGGTGCGCTGCTGCTCAGCGGCGGGCAGTTCCTCGGCGGCAACCGCGCCACCCGCGTCCGCCCGCGCGACACCGGCACCGTCTTCGCCGACGTCGCCGGGGTGGACGAGGCGAAGGACGAGCTTCGCGAGACCGTCGAGTTCCTGCGCGACCCGCGCCGCTTCGCCATGGCCGGCGCCCGCGTGCCCAAGGGCATCCTGCTGGTCGGCCCGCCGGGCACCGGCAAGACGATGCTGGCGAAGGCCGCGGCGGGCGAGGCCGGGGTGCCCTTCTTCACCGTCTCCGGCTCCGATTTCGTGGAAATGTTCGTCGGGCTGGGCGCGGCGCGGGTGCGCAGCGTCTTCAAGACGGCGCGGGCCGCCGCCCCCTGCCTGCTGTTCATCGACGAGGTCGACGCCCTGGCCGGCAAGCGCGGCGAATCCAATTCCCATTCGGAGCGGGAGCAGACCCTGAACCAACTCCTGGTCGAGATGGACGGCATCGTCAACGGCAGCGGGGGCGGCGGCGAGGTGGTGGTGATCGCCGCGACCAACCGCGCGGAGATGCTGGACCCCGCCGTGACCCGGCCGGGCCGCTTCGACCGCCACATCCATGTCGCGCTGCCCGACGTGGCCGGGCGCGAGGCCATCCTGGGCGTCCACACCGGCCGGCTGCACCTCGCCCCCGACGTCTGCGTCCGCACGGTGGCGCGGGGCACGCCCGGCTTCTCGGGCGCCGAGCTGGCCAACCTGACCAACGAGGCCGCCCTGTCCGCCGCGCGCAACGGGCGCGTCATCGTCGGCATGGCCGATTTCGAGGCGGCGAAGGACCGCGTCCTGATGGGCAACGAGCGGCGCAGCCTCGCCCTCTCCAGCCACGAGCGGCGCCTGACCGCCTATCACGAGGCCGGTCACGCCCTGGTCTCCATCCGCTGCCCGGAGGCCGACCCCATCCACAAGGCCACGATCATCCCGCGCGGCCGCGCGCTGGGCATGGTCGTGCGGCTGCCGGAGGGCGACCGCGTGTCGGTGTCGCGCGCCAAGCTGCTGGCCGACATCGCCGTCGCCATGGCCGGACGGGCGGCCGAGGATCTGGTCTTCGGCCCGGACGCCGTCACCACCGGGGCGGAGGCCGATTTCCGCGCCGCCACCGACCTCGCCCGCCGCATGGTCACCGCCTGGGGGATGAGCGACGCCATCGGCTATGTCGCCCACGCCGGCAACGACCCCGCCGTCGTGCGCTCGGAACGCACCGCCTGGCGTATCGACGAGGAGGTCCGGCGCATCACCGACGAGGGGATGGAGCGCGCCCGCCGCATCCTGGCCGCCGACCGCGCCGCCCTGGAGCGGATCACCGCCGCCCTGCTGGAGCGCGAGACGCTGAGCGGCGAGGAGATCGGCGCGCTGGCGGAGGAAGAACGGGAAACGGAAGCGGCCTGA
- a CDS encoding RT0821/Lpp0805 family surface protein — translation MFVKKLVPAAMAIALLAGCVSTSQEATKNAETVGGRISSTYGNASGKVASSGTGPLLGAFIGGAAIQPSDAAAAETAAKRAYAAPVGDKVGWTNPATGHYGSLTTTREGYNNAGQYCREFHQTVTTKSQTELAYGTACKQADGTWKIVANS, via the coding sequence ATGTTCGTGAAGAAGCTCGTCCCGGCGGCGATGGCGATCGCCCTGCTTGCGGGTTGCGTCAGCACCTCGCAGGAAGCCACCAAGAACGCGGAAACCGTCGGCGGCCGGATTTCGTCGACCTATGGCAACGCGTCGGGCAAGGTCGCGTCCTCGGGCACCGGCCCGCTGCTCGGCGCCTTCATCGGCGGCGCGGCGATCCAGCCGTCGGACGCCGCCGCCGCCGAGACCGCGGCCAAGCGCGCCTATGCCGCCCCGGTCGGCGACAAGGTGGGCTGGACCAACCCGGCGACTGGCCATTACGGCTCGCTGACCACGACGCGCGAAGGCTACAACAACGCCGGCCAGTACTGCCGGGAGTTCCACCAAACGGTAACCACAAAGAGCCAGACCGAATTGGCCTACGGAACCGCTTGCAAACAGGCCGACGGTACGTGGAAGATTGTCGCCAATTCGTAA
- a CDS encoding sensor histidine kinase — protein sequence MTFNLFAAEEQAIEQARLLGERLGAAAPELRADFEALVEAFQRSTREQRRLVRVSDRLQAQLGSANQELERRRQEAETALADLREAQEAMVRAEKLASLGALVAGVAHEINTPVGIAVSCASHLSDATAGLRRRAQSGELSKADFSRYLATATDTTALILTNCERAAKLIASFKQVAVDRASAERRAVNLNRYIQETLVSLEPKLRQGRHSISVSCPDGLVVDSYPGALSQILTNLVMNSVTHAFVDAQGAEGQGGVLSVTVQEPEPGTVRLVYTDDGRGIPADHLPRIFDPFFTTRRGEGGSGLGLHIVHNLAVGALKGTISVDSAPGQGTRFVLTFPTSTPPDDASP from the coding sequence ATGACCTTCAACCTCTTCGCCGCTGAGGAGCAGGCCATCGAGCAGGCCCGCCTTCTGGGGGAGAGGCTGGGCGCCGCCGCGCCCGAACTGCGCGCCGACTTCGAGGCGCTGGTCGAGGCGTTCCAGCGCAGCACGCGCGAGCAGCGCCGGCTGGTCCGGGTCAGCGACCGGCTGCAGGCGCAGCTCGGTTCGGCCAACCAGGAGCTGGAGCGCCGCCGGCAGGAGGCGGAGACCGCGCTGGCCGACCTGCGCGAGGCGCAGGAGGCGATGGTCCGGGCCGAGAAGCTGGCCTCCCTGGGCGCCCTGGTGGCCGGGGTGGCGCATGAGATCAACACCCCGGTGGGCATCGCCGTGTCCTGCGCGTCGCATCTGTCCGACGCCACCGCCGGGCTGCGCCGGCGCGCCCAGTCCGGCGAGCTGAGCAAGGCGGACTTCTCCCGCTATCTGGCCACGGCCACGGACACCACGGCGCTGATCCTGACCAATTGCGAGCGGGCGGCCAAGCTGATCGCCAGCTTCAAGCAGGTGGCGGTGGACCGCGCCAGCGCCGAGCGGCGGGCGGTGAATCTCAACCGCTACATCCAGGAGACGCTGGTCAGCCTGGAACCGAAGCTCCGCCAGGGCCGGCACAGCATCTCCGTCTCCTGCCCGGACGGGCTGGTGGTGGACAGCTATCCGGGCGCGCTGTCGCAGATCCTGACCAACCTCGTGATGAATTCGGTCACCCACGCCTTCGTCGACGCGCAGGGCGCGGAGGGGCAGGGCGGCGTCCTGTCGGTCACGGTGCAGGAGCCGGAGCCCGGCACCGTGCGGCTGGTCTACACCGACGATGGCCGGGGCATTCCGGCGGACCATCTGCCCCGCATCTTCGACCCCTTCTTCACCACCCGGCGCGGCGAGGGCGGCAGCGGACTCGGCCTGCACATCGTGCACAATCTGGCGGTCGGGGCGCTGAAGGGGACGATTTCGGTGGACAGCGCGCCGGGGCAGGGAACGCGCTTCGTCCTGACCTTTCCGACGAGCACCCCTCCGGACGACGCCTCCCCCTGA
- a CDS encoding ABC transporter substrate-binding protein, producing MAEAVARRTILALALAGWAAGGLASSGLAATADSKTADSATVPVTVKVGGYEFPPYITESGGGVTQALLDLLNAEQSDFRFELVRTSPQRRYEDMERGRFDMIAFESLAWGWKGRPVEASRVYLRDAEVFVAKSGPGMDQSYFDRLDDKTILGRLGYHYAFAGMTADPEILEKRFNTRLTVTHEGNVRSVAAGRAALAIVTRSFLAQFLKANPDMAPLLLVSERTDQIYEHTILVRHDGPVGVAWVNGTLDRLERSGALSALWTRQGIAP from the coding sequence ATGGCAGAAGCGGTTGCCCGCCGGACGATACTGGCCTTGGCGCTCGCCGGATGGGCGGCGGGCGGCCTTGCGTCGTCCGGCCTTGCGGCGACCGCCGACTCCAAGACCGCCGACTCCGCGACCGTTCCGGTGACCGTCAAGGTCGGTGGCTACGAGTTCCCTCCCTATATCACCGAATCCGGCGGCGGCGTCACGCAGGCCCTGCTCGACCTGCTGAACGCGGAGCAGAGCGATTTCCGTTTCGAGCTGGTCCGCACCTCTCCCCAGCGGCGCTACGAGGACATGGAGCGGGGCCGCTTCGACATGATCGCCTTCGAAAGCCTCGCCTGGGGCTGGAAGGGGCGCCCCGTGGAGGCCTCGCGGGTGTATCTCCGCGACGCGGAGGTGTTCGTCGCCAAGTCCGGTCCGGGCATGGACCAGAGCTACTTCGACCGGCTGGACGACAAGACGATCCTGGGAAGGCTCGGCTACCATTACGCCTTCGCCGGCATGACCGCCGATCCGGAGATCCTGGAGAAGCGCTTCAACACCCGGCTGACCGTCACGCATGAGGGCAACGTGCGCAGCGTCGCCGCCGGGCGCGCCGCGCTGGCCATCGTCACGCGCTCGTTCCTGGCGCAGTTCCTGAAGGCCAACCCCGACATGGCGCCGCTGCTCCTGGTGTCCGAGCGCACCGACCAGATCTACGAGCACACCATCCTGGTCCGCCACGACGGTCCGGTCGGCGTGGCCTGGGTGAACGGAACGCTCGACCGGCTGGAGCGCAGCGGCGCCCTGTCCGCGCTGTGGACCCGGCAGGGAATCGCCCCGTGA
- a CDS encoding SiaB family protein kinase: MDSTMLAQQYAGIKRDLDEKGIIFSFSGYLSEGILYSLGEALREKMTLEETDGPTVRRVFAVFVEQMQNIIRYSAEKMTGAREKPVELSAGMVTIGMEGGKVFIVCGNTVYNADVPRLRDRLEYLKGLDKDALKTYYREQLRETPEEGARGANIGLIEIARRASEPIEYDFLEMDEGKSFFCLKARI; this comes from the coding sequence GTGGACTCCACCATGCTCGCTCAGCAATATGCCGGGATCAAACGGGACCTCGACGAGAAAGGCATCATTTTCTCGTTCAGCGGCTATCTGTCCGAGGGGATACTCTATTCCTTGGGAGAGGCGTTGCGGGAGAAGATGACCCTGGAGGAAACCGACGGCCCGACGGTCCGCCGGGTCTTCGCGGTCTTCGTCGAGCAGATGCAGAACATCATCCGTTATTCGGCCGAGAAGATGACCGGCGCGCGCGAGAAGCCGGTCGAGCTGAGCGCCGGGATGGTCACCATCGGCATGGAAGGCGGGAAGGTCTTCATCGTCTGCGGCAACACCGTCTACAACGCCGATGTGCCGCGCCTGCGCGACCGGCTCGAATATCTGAAGGGCTTGGACAAGGACGCCCTCAAGACCTATTACCGGGAGCAGCTGCGCGAAACCCCGGAAGAGGGCGCGCGGGGCGCCAACATCGGGCTGATCGAGATCGCGCGCCGCGCCAGCGAACCCATCGAGTATGATTTCCTCGAAATGGACGAAGGCAAAAGCTTCTTCTGTCTCAAGGCTCGGATCTGA
- a CDS encoding DUF1987 domain-containing protein gives MESLKLPATGRTPEVDFDFAQGVLRLSGESYPDDVATFFGPIFGALRAFLAEAGGHPIRFDMELLYFNSSSAKALMNIFQMLETAAGNGRSISVTWCYEENDDSMQELGEDFAEDLHHVAFTLKQIPADGAP, from the coding sequence ATGGAATCCCTGAAATTGCCCGCGACGGGCCGGACGCCCGAAGTCGATTTCGACTTCGCCCAGGGCGTGCTCCGCCTCAGCGGCGAGTCCTATCCCGACGACGTCGCGACCTTCTTCGGCCCGATCTTCGGCGCGCTCCGCGCCTTCCTCGCCGAGGCGGGCGGCCACCCGATCCGCTTCGACATGGAACTGCTGTATTTCAACAGCTCCAGCGCCAAGGCCCTGATGAACATCTTCCAGATGCTGGAGACGGCGGCCGGCAACGGGCGCAGCATCTCCGTCACCTGGTGCTACGAGGAAAACGACGATTCGATGCAGGAGCTGGGCGAGGATTTCGCCGAGGACCTGCACCACGTCGCCTTCACCCTGAAACAGATTCCCGCAGACGGGGCGCCATGA
- a CDS encoding DnaJ C-terminal domain-containing protein, with amino-acid sequence MRDPYQILGLTRSASADDIKKAYRKLAKEFHPDLKPGNAANEERFKEISAAYTLLSDSDKRARFDRGEIDASGQERHHGFGGRSRANAGRSRAYSGAGGAGAGDDSFFGGEDWFSDLFGGGRKRGGPGGGGAGGAAGGGSRSRGSDINYSVSVPFVEAAQGTKRRISLSNGKSIDVTVPPGTEDQAKLRLKGQGLPGAGGFGAGDAIVEVHVEAHPFFTRQGSDIHVEVPITLNEAVLGATIRVPTISGPVALKIPPGANTGSTLRLRGKGVMNQATKQAGDQYVKLKVVLPDPPDAELVKFMEEWSRTRSYDVRKKAGLE; translated from the coding sequence ATGCGTGACCCTTATCAAATCCTCGGCCTCACCCGCTCCGCGAGCGCCGACGACATCAAGAAGGCGTACCGCAAGCTCGCCAAGGAGTTCCACCCCGACCTGAAGCCCGGCAACGCCGCGAACGAGGAGCGCTTCAAGGAAATCTCGGCGGCCTACACGCTGCTGTCCGATTCCGACAAGCGCGCCCGCTTCGACCGCGGCGAGATCGACGCCTCCGGCCAGGAGCGGCACCACGGCTTCGGCGGCCGCTCCCGCGCCAACGCCGGGCGCAGCCGCGCCTACAGCGGTGCCGGCGGCGCCGGCGCCGGCGACGATTCCTTCTTCGGCGGCGAGGACTGGTTCTCCGACCTGTTCGGCGGCGGGCGCAAGCGCGGCGGCCCGGGCGGCGGCGGCGCGGGCGGGGCTGCCGGCGGCGGTTCGCGGTCGCGCGGCAGCGACATCAATTATTCGGTCTCCGTGCCCTTCGTCGAGGCGGCGCAGGGCACAAAGCGGCGCATCAGCCTGTCCAACGGCAAGAGCATCGACGTCACCGTTCCGCCGGGGACGGAGGATCAGGCCAAGCTGCGGCTGAAGGGCCAGGGGCTGCCGGGCGCCGGCGGCTTCGGGGCCGGCGACGCCATCGTCGAGGTCCATGTCGAGGCGCACCCCTTCTTCACCCGCCAGGGCTCCGACATCCATGTCGAGGTGCCGATCACCCTGAACGAGGCGGTTCTCGGCGCCACCATCCGCGTGCCGACCATCAGCGGCCCGGTCGCGCTGAAGATCCCGCCGGGGGCCAACACGGGCTCCACCCTGCGGCTGCGCGGCAAGGGCGTGATGAACCAGGCCACCAAGCAGGCCGGCGACCAGTATGTGAAGCTGAAGGTCGTCCTCCCCGACCCGCCCGACGCGGAGCTGGTCAAGTTCATGGAGGAATGGTCGAGGACGCGCAGCTACGACGTGCGCAAGAAGGCCGGCCTGGAGTGA
- a CDS encoding response regulator transcription factor, whose amino-acid sequence MAAVTIVVVEDEASLRRDMIEYLRSCGFDAVGAKSGRELDEQIASRPVSLVVLDVNLPGEDGFKIATRLRENPAIGIIMVTARGSTVDRVVGLELGADAYLVKPVEMRELEAQAKALLRRLETSNGATAPLSPQSSGPPATDEASWILDATAWALTSPAGVRVSLTSMEMKLVSLLAGQARQPATRDQISVALYNRRWNPDDRSIDTVVGRLRHKVENAIGETAPVKSVHGVGYVFSAPVRVV is encoded by the coding sequence ATGGCGGCCGTTACGATCGTTGTCGTCGAGGACGAGGCGTCTCTGCGACGTGACATGATCGAATACCTGCGCAGTTGCGGCTTCGATGCGGTCGGAGCGAAGAGTGGGCGCGAACTGGACGAACAGATCGCCTCACGGCCGGTGTCCTTGGTTGTTCTGGACGTCAATCTGCCGGGCGAGGACGGATTCAAGATCGCCACGCGGCTGCGCGAGAATCCCGCCATTGGAATCATCATGGTGACCGCGCGCGGCTCCACCGTGGACCGGGTGGTCGGGCTGGAACTGGGCGCCGACGCCTATCTGGTGAAGCCCGTCGAGATGCGTGAGCTGGAAGCCCAGGCCAAGGCCCTGCTCCGCCGCCTGGAGACCAGCAACGGCGCCACCGCGCCGCTGTCCCCGCAGTCCTCCGGCCCGCCCGCGACGGACGAGGCGAGCTGGATTCTGGACGCCACGGCCTGGGCGCTGACCAGCCCGGCGGGCGTGCGGGTGAGCCTGACGAGCATGGAGATGAAGCTGGTCTCGCTGCTGGCCGGGCAGGCCCGCCAGCCGGCGACCCGCGACCAGATCTCGGTGGCGCTCTACAATCGCCGCTGGAACCCCGACGACCGCTCGATCGACACGGTGGTCGGGCGCCTGCGCCACAAGGTGGAAAACGCCATCGGCGAAACCGCCCCGGTCAAATCGGTCCACGGCGTGGGCTATGTGTTCTCCGCCCCGGTCCGAGTGGTCTGA